A window of the Isosphaera pallida ATCC 43644 genome harbors these coding sequences:
- the hpnC gene encoding squalene synthase HpnC has protein sequence MSVRFADHLNRYGPDALARATRPPDLAEAQVYCAHLARSHYENFQVIGWFTPKEARTGMEAIYAFCRWADDLGDEVGDPARSERLLVWWRDQLRAVFADPTSARHPVFVALAPTITRFNLELEPFENLISAFIQDQHVYEYQNDAQLLDYCRRSANPVGRLVLKLAEADDPARREWSDAICTGLQLANFWQDVACDLDIGRIYLPRSDRWELGYSDEDLHARRYTPAYRALSSRKVAQARAYLERGEPLAASLGPPWNRAVELFRLGGLAILRAIEACNHDVWTMRPVVGRWTKLALMAQVALKPPRRRQGQDQRVAIPPTLDSTLLKQVPRP, from the coding sequence ATGTCTGTTCGCTTTGCCGATCACCTCAATCGTTACGGTCCCGACGCACTGGCCCGCGCGACGCGGCCTCCTGACCTGGCGGAGGCGCAGGTGTACTGCGCCCACTTAGCGCGGAGCCATTACGAGAATTTCCAGGTGATCGGTTGGTTCACGCCCAAGGAGGCGCGAACCGGGATGGAGGCGATCTACGCATTTTGCCGCTGGGCCGATGACCTGGGGGACGAAGTGGGCGATCCAGCCCGCTCAGAACGTCTGTTGGTCTGGTGGCGCGACCAGTTGCGGGCGGTCTTCGCCGATCCCACCTCAGCGCGTCATCCGGTCTTCGTGGCGCTGGCTCCCACGATCACCCGCTTCAACCTGGAGCTAGAGCCTTTCGAGAACCTCATCTCCGCCTTCATTCAGGATCAACATGTTTACGAATATCAAAACGATGCTCAGTTACTCGACTACTGCCGACGCTCGGCCAACCCAGTGGGACGCTTGGTTTTGAAGCTGGCCGAGGCCGACGACCCGGCGCGTCGGGAATGGTCGGACGCGATTTGCACTGGCCTTCAACTGGCTAACTTCTGGCAGGATGTGGCTTGCGACCTCGACATCGGACGGATCTATTTGCCACGATCTGACCGTTGGGAACTGGGCTACTCCGACGAGGATTTGCACGCGCGGCGATACACCCCGGCGTACCGCGCCTTGTCGAGCCGCAAGGTGGCGCAGGCGCGGGCCTATCTCGAACGGGGCGAACCACTGGCCGCCAGCCTGGGCCCGCCTTGGAATCGGGCCGTCGAACTGTTCCGCCTGGGTGGCTTGGCGATCCTCCGGGCGATCGAAGCTTGCAACCACGACGTTTGGACTATGCGACCGGTGGTGGGACGTTGGACCAAATTGGCGCTCATGGCCCAAGTGGCGCTCAAGCCGCCCCGACGACGCCAAGGCCAAGACCAACGGGTTGCAATCCCCCCGACGCTCGACTCGACCCTTCTCAAACAGGTTCCCCGCCCATGA
- a CDS encoding DUF2254 domain-containing protein: protein MFNLIYAWDRLRSGYWFVPTVVTVLMIGLARLTLALDAAAADHLPGLKLDLFGGGPEGATAILSTVAGSMITIAGLVFSITMVVLTLASSQFGPRLLRNFLRDPISQFVQGCFVAVFLYCLFILGAIQFEGDQAALPQISVLMAIVLAVVNLGALIYYVHHVSVSIHADRLIAAVGNELVNTIDRLFVEVTPHSGSDELLIAESPETVNPDVQFAPILKRLEERAQTVMATQDGYVQMIDEISLVRWAAEHDLVVRMDRLPGHYVLRDGPLASVLVPEGTSWKPEWAGVINRAVVIGSSRTPVQDLEFCLDQLVEIALRALSPGINDPFTAIVCIDRLGSALARLLRRTPPSSYRVDPQGQLRVVIRPVCFPAALNAAFNQLRQFGATSPAVAIRLVETLEAIAHHVRRSSEADALFRHAVMIERACREAVTEPFDLDDLRQRCRSLEATLRERGYAPPSDRLIHSS from the coding sequence ATGTTTAATCTAATTTACGCCTGGGATCGGTTGAGGTCCGGTTACTGGTTTGTCCCCACGGTCGTGACGGTGTTGATGATTGGTTTGGCCCGCCTGACTCTGGCGCTGGACGCCGCAGCGGCGGACCATCTGCCCGGTCTCAAACTTGACCTGTTCGGGGGTGGTCCCGAGGGGGCCACCGCGATTTTATCAACCGTCGCCGGATCGATGATCACGATCGCCGGCCTGGTCTTCTCGATCACGATGGTCGTGCTGACCCTCGCCAGTTCCCAGTTCGGCCCCCGCTTGCTTCGCAACTTTTTACGCGACCCAATCAGTCAATTCGTTCAAGGGTGTTTCGTCGCAGTCTTTTTGTATTGTCTCTTCATCCTAGGGGCGATTCAGTTCGAGGGCGACCAAGCGGCGCTACCGCAAATCTCGGTCCTGATGGCGATTGTGCTGGCGGTCGTCAACCTAGGCGCGCTGATTTATTACGTGCATCACGTCTCCGTTTCAATTCACGCGGATCGGTTGATTGCCGCGGTGGGCAACGAGTTGGTCAACACGATCGACCGGCTGTTCGTCGAGGTGACACCCCACTCGGGATCCGACGAGTTGTTAATCGCCGAGTCGCCCGAGACTGTGAACCCCGACGTTCAGTTCGCGCCGATTTTGAAACGGCTGGAGGAGCGGGCCCAGACCGTCATGGCGACTCAAGACGGCTATGTGCAAATGATTGATGAAATTTCACTGGTTCGCTGGGCCGCCGAACACGACCTGGTCGTGCGGATGGATCGGTTGCCCGGCCATTACGTCTTGCGCGACGGACCATTGGCCTCAGTGCTGGTTCCCGAGGGGACCTCATGGAAACCAGAATGGGCCGGGGTGATTAACCGCGCGGTCGTGATTGGTTCGTCGCGCACCCCAGTCCAAGATTTGGAGTTTTGTTTGGATCAACTGGTGGAAATCGCGTTGAGGGCGCTGTCGCCAGGGATCAACGACCCGTTCACCGCGATCGTTTGTATTGATCGGCTGGGATCGGCGCTGGCCCGGTTGCTGAGACGCACCCCCCCTTCATCCTACCGAGTCGATCCGCAAGGGCAATTGAGGGTGGTGATTCGTCCAGTCTGTTTCCCCGCGGCGCTGAACGCGGCCTTCAACCAGCTGCGTCAATTCGGCGCGACGAGTCCGGCCGTGGCGATCCGACTGGTTGAAACGTTGGAGGCCATCGCCCACCACGTCCGGCGTTCCTCCGAGGCCGACGCCCTGTTCAGACACGCCGTCATGATCGAGCGCGCCTGTCGGGAAGCTGTCACTGAGCCCTTTGATCTAGATGACCTTCGGCAACGGTGCCGCAGCCTCGAAGCAACCCTACGCGAGCGAGGCTACGCGCCGCCGTCCGACCGACTCATCCACTCTTCTTGA